In Euphorbia lathyris chromosome 2, ddEupLath1.1, whole genome shotgun sequence, the sequence AACTTAGCCCAATTTACCAACATTGAGagtaaaattacacaaatttagacgttaggggtaaaattgctcttttctACCAATATCAGGATAGTTTTGTACATCATtcattaaaagtttaaaataaattccattaaaacataaataaagTTCGCATGATTCTATTCACCGAATAACCTAGTTTATCCAATATTAAAAAGATgcttcacaatttttttttttgtttgttttgatttAAATCGCTTTCCTTTTTACATGTATCGTACTATTTGTTTAGGCAATTGAACCACTTTCAACCTTGAACTATAGGTGGTCATATTTCTAATCTAAGCTCAGGGCCGGGCCTACCATTCCCGTAAGATGGAGAATGAAGAGGTTTTTACTTTCTGTTTCATTAATAGGGATCGAtgggatgaagatgaggatagGCATGATATCGATATCCCCTCCGCAGGGTCAATTTGTAACCCTAATTGGGATGGATATAACAACATACTATTTTTTTATGTGGATCCAATATTTCCGAATACCGATTTCTTAAACAGATTACAGAGAGAACGTTTATAAAAATTTGTAAACGGAGATGAAAACGGAAAAGGAAATATTTGTGGATACCCGCCACATTGCCATTATAACAATAGGTGAACCAAACATAAACGCGGATAAGacataattaaaacgaaatagaaaaaataacttatgaatttataaattaagacaAATAATAATATGATCTCAAAGCTagctaattaaatattaatttaaatatgtatatagtttaataaaataaaaattagaaagaaGTGAAACATTCATGATCAGAAGAATTGGAGTCATCAGATGGAGAATGATTGTGTCTACCTTCATAAGTAGTTATCACCATTCGACAATCTTCTGATAATCTTTCTACTCTTTTCTTTACTCGACAATTGCTATGTGTACACCGGTAATAACTTCTGCAAAACAAGTGTCATGTCATAATCGTGTTATGTTATCTATATATTTCATGTAATTCTATATACAATAATGGATAAAAAATGATAGTAGTATCAAACGAGTCGTATCAGTTAAATTGTTTCTGCAAATCGTATTgttccataatttttttttatcatatctAACTCTAGCCTATACTAAaatttgacataatttacgATTTTATCGATCaaattagcttttttttttttaagaaaataactGGCTCAATATATCAGGCTCCCCAGTCAATCCGGACAGAAAAACTAATGCAATTTGAGTAAGTTAAAGTGCATATAACTTTAACGTCCCGTTTATTTATCAGAAAATATTGTGCATGAAATATTTCTTGGGTTTTCAGTGTTTGTTTGCTTAGAAAAATAATTCAATGAAAAATTTTAGACTAGCCAATAGGAAAATTTGTAAAGAAATCaaggaaaatattttacataaaatattttcctaaacttttggaatccttcatcatttcttcttacatttttgaaaataatagtCACTCACAATTTCTTCATGTTTTCCGGTATTGTAGCTGGACACcggaaaatatttattttccaacacaatattttccttacttaatatttttcaaaatataatattttctgAGTACAGttgtgttcacatggaccctgatgactacgtaaatttggtcatttaccGTTTGATTTAGGCTGATTAAAATCCCAGAGTGAGGATTTAAAACATCCTAAGGATTATATTTAATCAGtctaaatctaacggtgaatgaccaaatttacatGATCATCAGAGTCCATGTAAATGCAACTGTCTCGGTAAGTATATGAAGATCAATATATAAGttatactttaaacaagttcgagGATTTAATAGTGTTCAAAAAGTTAATAGATCACTTTAAAGTTTAGAGAGCTAATAAAACATCTTTAATATGCAAGTAGCCTCTTTAGGTgattttctcaaaattaaatCACTTAGATATATTAAAACCTCAAACTCTCAATTCAAAATCTCTAACTTAAATCATAAATCTCGAGTCCATTACTGTTTTTTAAAAGAGGATGTATTCGAATCTACAACCTTCCATCTTTAAAACTAGGGGTAAATTACCTATATGGTGTATAATATTCAATTTTGCATGGAAAACTGTACAACATTTTGGTGACCTCCTTGTATAACCGGTAATTATGATCGGTCAACGCACCACGTCAGCAATTTGACCACCATAAAAGTCATAATTACTGACATGGTGCGTTGATTTCACATTGACCGAtcaacttttgacttttaagtaggtcaaattgctgatgtggcgTGTTGACTttacgttgaccggtcacatgtgtgcaaaattaaaaattatataccaAATTGTGAAATATGACAAATGTTATATAACACGTATGTACTTTATCTTTAAAACTAGAAGTGTACCAACTGAACTACTACGCTCCTTTAAATCATAAATCATGTTTATTAGAATAAAACAATCCAAATCTAATATTTTCATATGGGGGACAGTGATCTTTAAATTAGGGTATTAATTATAACACTTGTTGTGGGGCTCTTTAAAAAAGCAATAATAATATATAGATTATACTGATTTTTCCCAAAATGGTTAAGAATTTGTTTGTTTGATTCTATAAATGGTTTCTAGGTAACAATTGAAGACAAATATGTAATGATTTTTCCAAAGAAAATTTCTTAATAATATGCTAAATAAGGCAACAACAAAATCATAACACTCATGATTATTTCGATTTTGGTGCATTAAaaggtgtttgtttcagcttttcgaaAGAGCATTTAgcatttcactccaaaccgcatgaaatatagcgtttggttagatttatataaccGCATCGCTTAACATTTTCTTTAAAAACTACAATATTTTGAGGCTTTTCACTAAAAGTTCCCTTTTGGAGTTTTTAATGAACAACTGTTTGTATTTATTTGTCAATGACATAactatccttcttatttccgcaaaatatgtttcttctttaacattatttctacttttataacataattaccgaaagaacatagttttgttgcgttcaatatattttttatttttatttttttaatttagattatttttattaatttgtgtactgtaaaacctctataaatgcatatcgttgggaccggaaaaaaatattcattaagcgagattatttatttatcgataaatgaataaattattcatttatcgataaattaataaattattcatttatcgataaatattcattagatatgtaattatcttgtttaggaaatatattatttgattgatttgtaattatcacattagcataattacaaatcaatcaaataattataagCATAATTATAGGCACAATTATAggtcttgtttttttttgtaaattcttgggtatttatattgatcaatatatatattttgtatataatttaataattattactttatattttcattgggcccttaaggatttaaatattttttattacttaatgcatttagcgaggttattactttagtccattggcccaagtcgggaccggaagaatttattatataatcgaggttattactttatcgaatattcatttatcgaggtttaactgtaatatattttttaattaacatatccatatttgagattttaaatactaacatcaacagttcaatataattttaccaaacactaataattaatcaGTTAATAAGAAGCtgctaacaacaacaacaaacatctTACTGCAACcataaacagctaacagcaacagctgaaccaaacatgccctaaGCCATAAATTTTTCATTTCAATATATTAAGCTCTTAAGTTttattattagttatattaaaCTCCTCATGACACTAGCTCTAGTATAAAACTCGGTTAACAAAACGTTATTtagtaaatataaatttaatatgattaaaaataaaaaataaaaataacatcaAGGATTTAATGTGTTAAAATGAAAATCAGATGCTTAATCCACCAAAATTAGAATTATTAGGAaccctagttttttttttcctataaaTAATACAAAAGACCTTATAATTAGCCCTAATACATTTGCTACTATATATTTGGTTCAAAACTTCAACTCCTTcatgaaattttaaaaattctaaataatTCCGTATTTTTACTCAATTGTATTCAATAACCTCGTATATTTATCTAATTGTATCCAATAATTTCAAAAGTTTCAAAagtttgtaattatttatcCATTTCACATTTTCTTTTGAGTATTTAGCGAGCATTTTGACACGTGGTGTAGCGTGTCTCCCACTTTCTGTATCCAACATATTCCATTAAGAAATGTAAGATAAAAGAATATGGGATCATTTGAAACGTTTGAAAATTTAAGGTGAAAGTTGAAATTTTGAATAATTACGAGGGTAACATGTGTATTAGACATAATAATTAAGTAGTATAAATTCCTCAATCAATAATTAAAAGAACTGACAAACTGTACTTAAATATTCTCATTAACTTTGAATAAAAACCAtgcaattatattatattatatatagatttattattattattattctctgACTGCATGTAATTATAAGCTCATTCTTTTATGTAAaaaagatgttttttttttctttttaaataaaatgaaGAAGATAATTAGTGCCAAATGATGAAAAgcaaatttaaaaagaaattaattataataataatatttttgccTAAAATAATACAAAAGAACTAATAATTAAGTAGTGCAAATTCATCCATCAATAATTAGAAGAACTGACAAAATGTACTTAAATATTCTCATCTACTATCATAATTGATAACTTTGAACAAAAACCATGCAGTTAgacatattattttttttttattaattattatcacTGTTAAAAAAAAACCGCTTAAGCACTCGAAATCGAAAACCACCACTTTGGCTTTTTTCGATTAGTTCTTTCGGCTTTTTTTTAGTTTCTATGCAATTTTTAGCTGTCTAGACCGTCTAAGggacaataaataaaaatgtattttttaacattattatatGGTTATTCGTGAATTATCTTTattattttcagatatttttgtttaattacgTTATCTACTTGTTTTCATGATATAGTTTAATACTTTTAGATTATTGTTTTATAGTTTTTGGTGAATTATTACTtgtgaatattatattttatttatttgagttgtttcgataatattattgttgaaatgctaatatttacacatttttaaagtatatgtTACAAATCTacgtatttttctatattaaataaatttatagtattatttttagataatataatacatattttagtactttttatataacaatttgttgattaacaaacaaaacaatataaaaatgcaaatttgaTTAATCATCGACTAATCTCCAATTAATCCTTAAGGGCTTTGTCTGACTAGTACCTAGCATTTTTTACAAgcttgattattattattattaatatgtaATTATAAGCTGATTTTttatgtacttttttttttgtttttataataaaatgaagaaaatgagtAAATAAAAATACCTGGGATGAAGGCTATTTTTAACAACTTTTTGGCCATATTTTCTCCACTTGTAACCATCATCAAGAACATCTACATCACTTCTTGTTTGAAAACAGAATCTTGGTTCTCTTAACTTTCTTCTGATTTTCACCTTGTTCTTCTCTGAGCTAGATGAATTTCTCCACCTTccaagaaaatataaaacagaATCTCAATATTCCTTAATAATTAGATATATATGTATGACACGACAATACGATTTATGTCCGACACAGACAATAcgattttcaaaaatatataatccGCCACTTAAAAGTACACGTTTGATACGATTATCATatcatatataattatgtaaaaaTAAATCGCATAGCACAAATTTGACACAATAGCCCGAGTTGTCACTTCTAGACCGGGTTTTCAATTTCCGACACGATAACACAATTTTACATGAACAATACTTTTGAcacaatattatatataataatgtgCAACATAATAACCCGTTTCTTCAATCTCTAACACAAATATAATAATACGGTTTACATAGACAATTCGGTTGGTATACTTATcgtttttattgtatttatatcatttataattatatggAATATATAAATCACGTGATAATTAATATAATACTATTatgatataataatttgttttgttatatttatattatatataattatctaaaatatataaatcacataACAACGATTATGAGAATAACCCGTATCTCGGCATCGAAATGACTTTTTTTATAGAGCACTTATTTTTCTTGCATATgatgaaaagagagagaaagagtatTTCTGAATAGATTCCATTTTCCTCTTACACATGTGGGTGCAGATCTCCTTAGATTTTGTTGAAACCTATCTTGGATTTTGTTGTGTGCTGTGCTGTGCAtgtttttttaaggaaaaataCTTTGATTTTCGTATTAAAATCATGTCGTATCAGTTGAACTGTATCTGTAAATCGTGTTATCGTAACcagaaagaaatgaaaaagaaaaagagaaagaaaatagcCTACCAAGAATTGTTGGTGGCATCGTTAGCACTAGCACTGCAGTTTTCTTCATCATTATTAGCAGTAGTAGCAGTAGCCTTTGGATCCATTGTTCCTACCTGAATAATTCATTTCCATATCAACAATAAAATACATTAGATTTGGCAACAAAATCCGAGTAGAAAAACTTCTATCATATACTTCTGGAGCAATACACCCGAATATGAATGTGCTCATTGATTAGTCGGGTCCGGTGCTATATTGCACATTTTCAGTAGCTTTTTTCGTTTCATTTTGTATTCCTATCTGTATCCGTTTCCTTGTCTGTATAGACtctatgttatagaaatattaataaagatatcCATTTCCATATCCGCACAACAATAGGTCAGGTGTATTATTCCAAGAGTATGGTAGAATTTCTCCCTCACCGTAATGGGGAGCTGGAGTAGACTCTATGTTATAGATATATTAGTAACAATGTCCGTGAAACAATAGGTCGGGTGTGTTGCTCCGAGAGTATGGTAGAATTTCTCCCCAACCATATATGGAAGATGGGGAGCTGGAGTAGAATCTATATTATAGAAATATTAATAACAGTATCCGTTTTCATATCTGTGCAACAATAGGTCAGTGTGTTGCTCTCGAAGTATGGTAGAATTTCTCCCCGACCACTCTGGAGGATGGGGAGCTGGAGTAGACTCTATGTTATagatatatttattaataaaagtatCCATGAAACAATATGTCGGGTGTGTTGCTCCGAGAGTATAGTAGAATTTCTCCCGGACCATCTTTAGAGAATGGGGAGCTAGAGCAGACtctatattataaaaatattaataaaggtATCTATTTCCATATCCGCGCAACAACAAGTCGGATGTATTGCTCTAGAAGTATGGTAGAATTTCTCCCTGGCCGTCTCTGCAGGATCCGGAGCTGGAGCAGACTCTATGTTATAGATATATTAATAACAATATCCGTGAAACAATAGGTCGGGTGTGTTGCTCCAGGTTCTGCTCCGAACATCTCTGGAGGATGAGGAGCTGGAGTAGACTATATATTATAGAAATATTAATAACGGTATCCATTTCCATATCCGTGCAACAACAGTGTACTGCTCCAGAAATATAGTAGAATTTCTCCCCGACCATCTCTGCAGGACGGGAAGCTAGACATAGGTCGGGAGTAAGTATGGTAGAATTTTTCACCGGACATTTGTGGAGGATGGGGGGCTGGAATAGACTCTATGGTATAGCTATATCCATTTCCATATCCGTACATCAATAGATCGGATGTATTACTCCAAGAGTACAGTAGAATTTCTCCCCGACCATCTCTAAAGGACGGGGAGCTGGAGTGTAATTGCAGCAGCTATTGATCCAGTATTGATATATGAGTATTCAAACAATACTTTTTCCATATTTctcaaaaacaaattaaaaaaacgtTTTCCAACGATCAGTAGATGCTCAATTCCCCTTGATTGCAGCACTCACAGTAGATCTATAGGCAGCCTCGAAAGTGGTTCCCGACAGTCGGACGGAGATGCAAAAGCCCCCTATCCCCCTCCCCCTCCTCCCTCCTCCCTCCGCCCCCGCCCTTAAACCGGAcatgaaataagaaaaaagtTTAAGCTGATAATTAAAACACAACAAACATAATTTCCCTACCTGATCCCCGCTGGCCGGAGTCGAAAACCCGGCCATATGAACATTAGTAGCAGCCTGAGAATTAGACGTACTATGCGGTGCTAAGAAGCTCAAAACATGATTTTCTTCACCGAATTGAACAAAACCCATCTCATGGATTGTTTGTGGTGTGGTGAAAGAAACTTGTAACTCGTAATTCGTAACTTCTCTTCCTtccatgtgtttttttttttggacaatCCAAACAAACCCTTAGATTGCAGAGAAAAGAATGTTTTTTTGGGGGAAATTAGTATAGGTTTTTTCTCATGTTTCTTAGGATTTGTTTggggaaagaaaagaaaagatgacTTTGAGAGAAGttatctttttctctctaattTCAACAAAACAAGGAGAGTTGAGTAATGAAGAGGAGAATATTTGGTTGCGTACTTGAGAATAAGGACAGAATTTTTACTAATAATTACTGTTCTTTATACTtctgctttttttttattattttattttccttaaCTTTATCCacatctaatttaaataatcaaTTTGCTAATATTGTTTTTTTGGAAAGTATAAATTTACTGAAGtggtaaaattttatatttaacgtTTTCGAATAATCATATATTTAATGAAAAACTTGAATAAACTGATTTGACGGTCACATTCTAAATAAACACTAGTTTTTGgtccgtgcgatgcacggattcatcttaatatataaatattaataaaaatacaatctaataagggtaat encodes:
- the LOC136220272 gene encoding probable WRKY transcription factor 12, which produces MEGREVTNYELQVSFTTPQTIHEMGFVQFGEENHVLSFLAPHSTSNSQAATNVHMAGFSTPASGDQVGTMDPKATATTANNDEENCSASANDATNNSWWRNSSSSEKNKVKIRRKLREPRFCFQTRSDVDVLDDGYKWRKYGQKVVKNSLHPRSYYRCTHSNCRVKKRVERLSEDCRMVITTYEGRHNHSPSDDSNSSDHECFTSF